In Desulfovibrio sp. TomC, the sequence GAAAATGGCCTCGGCGCTGGCGTTGAAGCGGCGAATGCGGTTTTGCCCATCCAGGCTGACCAGGATGGAACGGATGGAGGCCAACAGCATTTCGATGTCGCGGCTGGCCAGGACCATCTCCCGCTCGGCGGCATCCTGGCGCGAAATATCGCGCACGATTCCGGCCACGCCGAAAAGCGTCCCGGCAGCATCCGCCAGAGGGTGGCACACGGCCTCCAGGTAGCGCTCCCCACCGTCGGGCGCCGTTGCCACCACCCGGCGCGTGACCGGCTTCCCGGTCTCCAGGGCCTCGGCTGCCGGGCACTGGGCGCACAGGTCCGAGGCCTGCGCCCCAGAGGGCAGACACGGTCCCGACGGGGTGAAATCCCGGCCCGGGACCAGCCGGCGCATGGCCGCGTTGACGGCCACCACCCGAAGCTCGCGGTCCAAAAAACACAACCCGGTATCAATGCCGGCGAACAGGGCCTCGAAAAAGGGCATCCGCGCATCCTGGGCCGACTGGTCCCCGGCCTGGCGGGCTCGTTGCCGCGTCATGCCGGGGCCTCCTCCAGCCAAAATGTCAGGCCGAACTCTCCGGACGGGGTTTCAATGCGGATGTCCAGACAATCCTCGCACCCTTCCTGGGGCAAGCCTCCGGCTGTGACCCGGCCTGTTTCCAGGAGCAGGGAGCCATCCCGCAGCATGTCGCCGAAAGAGCGCAGGACCATGTCGTACCAAGCGGCCAGACCGGTTCGGCCGTCGGCGCTCTCCACCCTGTCGGCCAACCGGGCGGCCAGCGGCCGGGACAGGCCCAGGCAGGCCGCAAACCGCCGTCCGCCAAGGATCGTGCCCTCGATAACCGCGGCTTCCGGATAGGCCGCCGGCCGGGAGGCGCTGCCAAAACCGGTGATCGCCGCCTCCTCGCCGATGGCCCGGCGCACAATTCGGATAATGGCTGCGTACAGGCACTCGACCACCCTGTTTTCCGCGAAATACTCCTGGAGATAACGCAGGCTGACCCGGCTCTTGTCGCGCAGGGCATAGTGACGGCCCATGAGCTCCTGGTACTGCGACCGAGGAATATGCCCAAGAAGCAACAAGGCCTCGCCGAGGTAGGTATGCTGGATTTTCTGGATAAAGAGCAGGTCGTCGAGGCTTCGTCGGGACAAATGGCGCTCCCCCACGGCAATGTCGCCGAAGAGCCTGGGGTCGCCGTCCTGACGGCCCCGGATGACGTCCACCTGGTCCGGGGAGAGCACGCCCCGCTCCACGGCAACCTCCCCGATCCGGCGGTTTTTCTCCCGCTGATAGCGCAGTCCGTCCTCCAGCTGTGCCTCGGTGATAGCCCCCTGCTCCACCAGAAAACGTCCAAGAAAGCTCATGCCCGTCCTCACACGGCGGCCTGGGCCGCCAGGTTAGTCGTCAACTCGCAGACGTGACCGCTCCACCGGAAAGGCGAACTCCTCCTGGACCTTGCGTTCAATGGCCCGTGAAAGCGTCTGGGCCTCGGGAAAGGCCGGATTGATGGCCTGGGCCATGGCCAGAAACTTGCTCGCGAGCTTGAGCTTGCCGCGCTCGAAGTAGGTTCTGGCAATGTTGTAGAGGAGATGGTCGTCGGTTTTGCTCAGGCGGTAGGCTTTGAAATAGTAAAGCAGGGCCTGTTCGAACATTTTGTGCTTGCGCATCTTGATGCCGAACTCGTTAAACAGGTGCTTGTGCTCCGGGCCAAAAGCCGCTTCCAGCGAAATGATGCGCCGGCACACGAGCTTGGCGTTTTCAAGCTCCCCCCGATCCAGATAGGTCAACCCCAGACCGAACGTGGCCCGGATATGCTCCTCGTCCACGCGCAGGGCGTTTTTGTACTCGAACTCGGCCGACATGAGTTCGCTCTCGCTGCGATGGGCGTCGCCGGCTTCCACGTTTTGTTGCACCCGGCGCATCATGGGCACGACCTTGTTCATGTACAGGTCGGGCTCGGGGAGATAGTCGGTCAGCAACTGTTCCCGGGAGATGGGCCGCCCCTTCCCCGTAGGAATGAAATTCTTGTTGAGATTGCGCACCAGATAGGAGCCGTCGGGTTGCTCTTCGGCAAAGATGTGGACGTTTTGCTTGACCCGGCGTTTGGTGGCCCCAAAGCCGATATAGGCCTGGGTCTGGGTGGAGAACACCCCGCGAAACGCTTCACCCGGCGGCGAGGAAATTTCTTTTGGCGTATGCGGTGCTGTTTCCATGGGGTCGCCGGATTATGAGGGTTGGGCGGCCAGGGAGGCCCGGAGAAAAAGGCTGCGCGAGCGGTCCAAACGGCCCCTTTTTCTGGCGTAAAACCGCCTAGCCATCAAGCATCATGGCAAAGGCCAGCTGCTCCGGCGGCGGCACCAGGACCCGTATGCGGCCCCTGGTCCCCCGGTCGGCGTCCAGACGGACCAGACGGCGAATGGAGACGGTATTGAGTTCCAGGCCCCGGCCCAGGGCGAGCTTGCCGCCCAGATCGGCCACATCCTGGTCCAAGAGCATCCCGGCCGCCAGCTCGTCGGTGGAAACCAGACGCGGTTCGTAGCCGTCGGGCAGAGTGGCCAGGGATTCCAGGGCGGCCAGCACTTCGGGATCATACCAGCCGGTGCGGTCGCGCATCCGCCCCAGGGCATCGACCTCTGGGTTCTCCGAGCGGCGCTTGCTGCCATAGTGGGCCTGCAGCGTGTCGAAGTCCAGGGCGACCTTGAGGATGCGCGCGCCGACGGGGATATTTTCGCCAGCCAGGCCGTCCGGAGGCAGCCCGCCGCCGTCATAGCGTTTTTCCTGGTAGGCGATGATTTCGGAGACCTCGCGCAGCCTGGGGATGTTGGCCACCAATTCGGCGGCAATCTTGGGATGCATGGCGAATTCGTAGGCCTTGTCCCCGGGCAGGGGGTCCCCCTGATAGGCCCGACGCAAGGTCTCGGCCGGCATGGCGGCGCAGCCGATCTGGGACAGCATGGCCGCCAGCTCCACCCGCCACCCCTCGGGAACGCCGAGATAATTGCCGATATCCACGGCCAGCCGCTTGACCCGGGAGGATTTGCCGAATGCCTCGGGACTGACCATTTCAAGCAGGTTGGTCAAAAGCTTAATGGTGCCGCGCACCGTCCCGCGCAACAGTTCTTTTTCGGCGGCGATCAGCTGATACTGGCGCAGGGCCGCAACCAGGGCCTCTTCCAGATCCTCTTCAGGGCAAGGCTTGGTAAGAAAACTGAAGACCTTGCTTTTGTTGACCGCAGCAATGGCCACGCCGATGTCGGCAAAACCGGTCAGGATGATGCGCACGGCATCGGGGCGCATCTCCCGGACGCGGCCGAGAAATTCCACGCCGTCCATGCCCGGCATCCGCAAATCGGACACCACCACGGCCACTTCAGGCAAAGCGGCCACGCACTCAAGCCCGATCTCCGGCCCGGCCGCCACCTCCACGTCGTAGCGCTTGCGAAAAGCCCGGGCATAGGCTGACAGGATTTCCTGATCATCATCAACGAATAAAATGCACTGCTTGGCCATGGGGGACCTCGGGGCTTACGGACGCGGTCGAAGGATGGGGAGGCCGGCGTCGCCCCAGAGTAGGCGATTTTGCAGCGTTGCTCAAGGCGAGCCGTCAGCATTGCGGCCAGTTGACGGTGGCCCGGGCCGCCAGCACCCCGGCCACGTCGCTGGCCTCGCCGACCGCTTTCTTGCCGGCCAGCCGGGCGCGCTCGACGGCCCGGCCGTAGGTGCGCCACTTCTCGGCGGCAGCCCGTACGGCCATGGCCACCTCGCCGGCAGAAGGGGCGGTGATGCCTATCTCGTTGAAGATGTCCGGGTATTCCGCTTCAGTCGGTGTGGGATCGAGGAGCAGCGCGGCGGCCTGGATTTCTTTGGCCTGATAGGCGGCCATCTGGCCGGAGCCTGGCGTCAGGACCGTGTTGCGCAGGCGTTCGGCCATGGCATCGAGTTCGGCACACACCGATTGCCTGGCCGCATCCAGGTCCGCCTCCCATGGTTGGCCGATCGCCACAGGCGTGTCGTCCGGGACAGTGAGGATGAGGCAGCCCCGATAGCCGGTGACGACTGTCAAGTCCTGGCCGTCCGAATGCCAGCCGGTGACGAAGCCGGATCGAATGACGATTTGCATATGCGCCCCTATTGCTGAATGAACGAGTTGGCATTCCCTGACGTGTTGAGCGCCGGAGAATACGGTGTTTGGCAATTCCGAAGGACCAGCGTCGGGCCGTAGGTATAGACGGTCGATCCGGTATAGGCGACGATGCCGGCCCATTCCGCCGAATCGATAAGGGCTGTTCCCTCCCAACTGGAGAACTCGATGAACGATCCATTGGACGGGAAGGCTCCGTACTTGACGTTTTTAATGATCAGCCCGGCCACATGCATGACTGACCCCATGAACGCATAGACCCCGATGGGGGCTCCGGTCAGGATGTTGCACCTCCCAATGTTTGCAAGGCGGCAGGTGTTCCCATAGATACACGCCGCCCCGTTCCACGTCGCAGACGAGACGATTTTGAACCCGTCGATCAATTTGACGGCCGAGGTGATGTAGAATCCGTGGATGTCCCCGGACAAGAGCAACTTGCAGCGGTTGCAGGGCTTGATGACGATGCTGCCACCGCCGACCGTCGCGGCGGCAAGAGCTTCAGCCGAACACACGATGGCGGTGTTCACCCCGTCAAAATTCACGCCGGACACCAGATAGCCACCATTCAACCCGCTCGTGCTGCTGCCGGTCAGGCCGATGATGTCCCCAATGACAATATTCTTGGCGGCGTCTGCGTTTGAAACGTAGTTACCGGCAACCGTAAACGTCTTGGCCGCCGTGTCGATGGACGCAATCGCCACTGTCGTTTCGGCCGAGGTGTTGCCGAGTATTTGGATCTTATCCGCGTCGGGATGGTCGATGGCGATAGTGCTGCTGATCGCATACGTGCCGTCCGCCACCTGGATGGTCACGGTGACGCCCGAAGCGATCAGTTTCCCGGCGATGGACCCAAGGGCTTTGCTGATGGAGGCAAACGGCATCCCTGCCGCACCCGTACCCGACACATCGCTGCCGGTGGTCGCCACATGGATTGTCGTATTGGCGCTGAGAAGCCCCTTGGCCGCCGTAGCCAGCCCGGCCGGGGTCACGGCCGTACCGGTATTGGCTCCGGCCTGCGTTTCGGCGGCCAAGGCCAGCCTGACCAGCCCGGCCAGCGTCGTCGAGGCCGACGGCAACGGGTCGCGCCCGCCAAGGGTGTGATTGTCGGCATGGCTGCACAGCGATTCCGGGATGTCGTTGCCGTGGAGAACGGCGGTCAGATTGGGGGTCAGGGCCGCTCCGGCGTCGACGGCCACGGTCACAAGGGTGCGCCCCGCCCCGGCGTCGTGGGTTGCAGTCGTCACCGTGCCCAGGCGGATGCCGTCGGCCTGGCAATCGCCCCACACTCGCAGGCCCGGGACAAATTCCCCGGTAAAGGCCTCGCCAGCGGCGTTGGACACGGCAAAGCTGTCGCCGGAAACAAAGGCCACCGAGGTATAGATGGGATCGCTCATGGTGCTCCTCAGGAAAATTGCGGACGCACGACCAGGGTCGCCGTCCGGCCGGTTCCGGACCAGTCGCCCAGGGTCAGGGCCGCCTGGATTTTATACGCGCCGGCCTCGGCCAGATCGCCGGGCCCGGTGACGTAACGCAGATGCGACGCGGTCTGGCCAACGACGGCTACAGCCGCCGGCCAGGAACGCACCGCGCCGGACGGCGTACGCACCAGCAACGCCGGGTTGCCCGCTCCGGCGATGTCGCGCCCGCAGTCCACCAGGATCTCCAGGCCCACGTCGCCTCGGTATATACTGTCCGCCATGGGATGTTCCTCACGTCTGTTCGATATCGATGGTCGAGCGCAGGATGCGCGTCAGACCCACCAGGGAAAAAAGCCTGTCCGCAATGGTTGGCGGCGAGGCCAGCCTGGCCACTTCGCGCCGTCCGGTTCCGGCCAGCCCTGCGCCAGGCCTTACGACCAAGCTGGACACCCGGGTCAGGCCCAGCGCCGTCACCGTTGCCTGGACGGGATGTCCGCCAAGGGCCAGGCCAGGCGCCCCGGCCAACCCGAACTCCTCGGCCAGTCCCAAACCTGGTTGCACATCCGCCACGAGTCTTGCCGGCCGGCCCTCGGCCGTTGCCGTCGAAACCGTCGCCGCAGTCCCCGGCCGGGCCACCGCCGTTCCCGGGGGGCAGGCCGGATGGGCCAACGGCAGGGCTGCGGCGGCCGGCGCAACCAGCCCCGCCGCCGCCGCCGTGGCCCAAACCTCCACCGCCGGCGCTTGCGCATGCTGTCCCCAGGCGGCCGGCGCGGCTGTCCAGGCCCGGGCTGTCTCGCTCCACGGCCCATTCATGGGCTACTCCAGGGTCAGGACGCCCGAGGCGTCAAAGCGCACCGTAAACGTCCCGCCGGTCACCCCCCGGTCTGCGCCGAAATCAAGCAGGCACACCAGCGGGTTGGTCAGGCCCCCGGCCGTCTTGGCGAGATAGATGAGCGCGTATCGCGCCGTCACCGTGGTCTCGGTCCAGGCCGGGTCGTTGGCCCGCAGCGCAGCCTTGCCGCCGGACGCACTCCAGCCGACCCCGCCAAGCGTCTGGCCGCCGGCCGCATAACCTGGGCCGAGCGCCTCGAAACCGGCCACGTCAGCCAGCCCGCCGTGGCTGGCCGAAGGGACGTAGGCGCTGGTCAGCAGGGCGCAACGCAGGGTGTCGGCGGGCAGATTGAAAATGCCCCGGCCAAGTCCTTCCTTGAAGCTCGTAAAAATGAGATCCGCCATGATTCCTCCTGGATCCTGCCGCCCGTTGGCCATAAAAAAAGCGCGCTCCGTTTCCGAAGCGCGCCCTGGCAGACCGGACTGCTGTTTTGCGCGAGCATCGCGCCTTTTATAACCTTCCCCTTCGCAGGGGTCCGGGGGCTACTCTCACCCCAGCCGCCGGAGCAACGCTAGTTCCCGCCAAGGGCAAACGCCAACAGTCACGGCCCTGGCCTCTGCTCGCCTTTTCCCGCGCCACTGCCGCTAACCGACGGGCAACGCGCCCGCTCAAAGCAAACCTCCTCCATGTGGGATTCCAAAGGGGTCACCCCTTTGGCCGCCGGAGGCACGCTTTCGACTTCTCTGCTCCCTGCAGACGCCGCCCTAGACCCGGTAATTGTAGTTGTGGTTAAAGCTCTCGCGGGAGCCGTTGGATTTCGACGTGGTCTCGCTTACCGAGCGCTGGGTGGATTCGGTGGTCGAGGTCGAGGTGCGTTCGCCAATGGATTCGCTGTAGCCGATCTGGGCCGAGGCGTTCACCGAATTGAGCGCGCTGGCCGCCATCTGGGCCGAAACCTGCGCCCCGGACCGGATTTTTTCCGATTCCAGGCGCAGCTCGCCAAGCGAGTTTTGCAGCAGCATATCCGCCTGTTTTATTGACACTTCCGCCGATTTCAAAAAGGCGTCCACCTGGGCGCCGTGGTCCCGGGAGCGCAGTTCGGCCTCGGCCTGACCGGCCTTGAGCCCGGCGTCATAGACGCCAAGGGCCAGTTCCTTGTCCTTGAGCAGAATGTCCGCCCGGGCCTGGGCCTGACGCAACTCGGCCTCAAACCGGGTGACGTCGGCTTTGTAGGCGTCAAGGCGCACGTCATTATTTTTTGAGGCCACGGCCAGGCGCGTCTCGGCCGCGACCTTGGCCGCGTCCACCTCGGCCCCAAAGGCCCGCACCTGTTCGGCATACAGACGCGCCTTGGCCTCCTGGCCGGCCAGGGCGGCGGCGTGGGCATTAAACCGGGCGGTATTGGCGTTGACCGCCGCTACATAGCCGGCCACTTGCGATTCGTAAGCAGCCAGCCGATCCCGGCCCAGGGCCGATTTGGCCGCCGCGCCTTCCATGCGGGCCTTGTAGAGGCCAATAAGGGCCGTCACCCCGGACAGCTCGGCCAGATACAGGTCGGCCGCCCGCTTCTGGGCCTCGCCAGCCAGCCGCGCCCCTTCGATGCGCACCTTGGCTCCTTCCAATTCGGCCAGGGAGGCCCGGATGCGCGCTTCAAACACGGCGGCATCGGCCTGATAGCGGGCCAATTGGGCATTGTGCACAGCCACTTCGGCCGAAAGCGCCTCATAGCCAAACTGGGCCAGGGCCTTGGCTCCTTCGAAGGCCCGGGCAGCGGACTGGTTGAAAAGCTCGATGCCCTGGGCTTCAAGGGCCAGGGCCTGCTCCACCGCTCCCCGGCCATTTTGGCTGGCCAGCTCGGCCTGCCGGGCCAGGAGATCCAGGTTGTGCCCGGCCAGGGTTTCGGCCGCGTCCTTGGCCGCCGCCCGGAACATGACGGCCATGGGACCGGACAGGCCTGATGCGCCCCGGGCGGCAAACTCGTCGGCAATGCCGGCGAGCTTTTCCGCCAGTTCGTCTTCCATGCGCCGTCTGGCCCGCTGCCACAGGCCGTCTTCCAGTTCCGGGCCAAAGCCGGCCCCGCCGTTTCGGACCTCGGCCTCCAGACGCTCGGCCAGGGCGGCGCGCAGGGACGAATCATAGGCCGCTTCCGGCGGCAGCATGAACAGATTGCCCGGGGCGACCAGGGCCGGCATGGGCGGCCGTTCGCCCTCAAAGACCGGGGTGACGGCGGCGGGCAGGTCCGGGATACGCAACTCGGCAAAGACCGGCGGATCAGGCAGCACGATGGCCGGGTCCGGCGGCAGTTCGATCTCGGGCAGATTGGGAACCGCTCCCGGGGCCTCGGGCAGGATCATGTCCGGCGTCTCCGGCAGAATGATGTCCGGCGGCACGAGGGTAAACCGGGGCATCTCCAGCCCTTCGAGAGCCAGGCCGGGCAGATCCGGCACCGCCGGGGCAGCCACAGCCTCCAGGGACACGGCCCCAAGCTGCGGCGGGGAGGCCACGCCCGGATACTGCGGCGCGGCCGGCAGATCGGGCAGATCCACGTCGGGATAGGTCAGCCGGGCCACGCCGCTTAGCCGGCCCAGAAAACTGATGGCCGAAACCCAGGCATCATTGGCATAATTCTGGGCCGTATCGAACTTGTTGCGGACAATGCCGGCCGCGCCGCTGGAATCGCTCATG encodes:
- a CDS encoding tetratricopeptide repeat protein, which produces METAPHTPKEISSPPGEAFRGVFSTQTQAYIGFGATKRRVKQNVHIFAEEQPDGSYLVRNLNKNFIPTGKGRPISREQLLTDYLPEPDLYMNKVVPMMRRVQQNVEAGDAHRSESELMSAEFEYKNALRVDEEHIRATFGLGLTYLDRGELENAKLVCRRIISLEAAFGPEHKHLFNEFGIKMRKHKMFEQALLYYFKAYRLSKTDDHLLYNIARTYFERGKLKLASKFLAMAQAINPAFPEAQTLSRAIERKVQEEFAFPVERSRLRVDD
- a CDS encoding HD domain-containing phosphohydrolase; its protein translation is MAKQCILFVDDDQEILSAYARAFRKRYDVEVAAGPEIGLECVAALPEVAVVVSDLRMPGMDGVEFLGRVREMRPDAVRIILTGFADIGVAIAAVNKSKVFSFLTKPCPEEDLEEALVAALRQYQLIAAEKELLRGTVRGTIKLLTNLLEMVSPEAFGKSSRVKRLAVDIGNYLGVPEGWRVELAAMLSQIGCAAMPAETLRRAYQGDPLPGDKAYEFAMHPKIAAELVANIPRLREVSEIIAYQEKRYDGGGLPPDGLAGENIPVGARILKVALDFDTLQAHYGSKRRSENPEVDALGRMRDRTGWYDPEVLAALESLATLPDGYEPRLVSTDELAAGMLLDQDVADLGGKLALGRGLELNTVSIRRLVRLDADRGTRGRIRVLVPPPEQLAFAMMLDG